Proteins encoded by one window of Rutidosis leptorrhynchoides isolate AG116_Rl617_1_P2 chromosome 7, CSIRO_AGI_Rlap_v1, whole genome shotgun sequence:
- the LOC139860277 gene encoding uncharacterized mitochondrial protein AtMg01250-like: protein MEECLKSASISILVNGSPTNEFSLEKGVRQGDPLSPYLFIMVAEGLNLLIKRAIDVGLIKGVEVRNENILVSHLQYADDTIFFGEWSRRNACNVMKLLKCFEKLSGLKVNFLKSCMHGMGVNDDSI, encoded by the coding sequence ATGGAAGAATGCCTCAAATCCGCTTCTATCTCGATACTCGTGAATGGTTCTCCAACAAACGAATTTTCTTTAGAAAAAGGCGTCCGTCAAGGAGATCCTTTATCTCCTTATCTATTCATAATGGTGGCCGAAGGACTTAACTTGCTAATAAAAAGAGCTATTGATGTCGGTCTTATCAAAGGTGTGGAAGTGCGTAATGAAAACATTCTTGTCTCTCACCTCCAATACGCGGATGACACTATATTTTTTGGAGAATGGAGTAGACGGAACGCTTGCAATGTGATGAAACTCTTAAAATGTTTTGAAAAGCTATCCGGACTAAAAGTGAACTTCTTAAAAAGTTGTATGCATGGTATGGGTGTTAACGATGACTCAATCTGA
- the LOC139860278 gene encoding uncharacterized protein has product MGCSIGSLPFTYLGLPIGCKMNKEKDWKFVKEKFNNKLSGWRAKTLSFGGRVTLINSVLSSLPLYAFSLFRAPSCVIDTLEVVNNGKDTLFWKDKWIGDQPLHITFNRLFHLDSDQDATVSDRLLQEGGNVRPNYNWANRISGRTATELDSLNHLILSFNLTENKCDSWSWVLSNSKVFSSSSLREYIDDRLLPIPACSDKTLINKLVPQKISIFVWRALRNRLPVRLELDKKGIDLDSTRNKYTFGVDFFRWWGSNIPNDLNLKDLLHEKYLLPNNPLQARIWQASIWVCAYKIWQYRNKKIFSNHSRMASVAIQEIQLKSYEWLTNRSRKVNLNWLEWLSKPHAFDDHD; this is encoded by the exons ATGGGATGCTCAATCGGTTCACTCCCCTTCACTTACCTCGGGCTCCCAATCGGTTGTAAAATGAACAAAGAGAAGGATTGGAAGTTTGTGAAAGAAAAATTCAACAATAAGTTATCGGGTTGGAGAGCAAAGACGTTGTCTTTTGGTGGTCGTGTTACCCTCATCAATTCGGTCCTTAGTAGCCTACCGTTGTACGCTTTCTCCCTATTCCGCGCTCCATCGTGCGTCATAGACACGCTAGAAG TTGTGAACAATGGCAAAGATACTTTGTTTTGGAAGGATAAATGGATTGGAGACCAACCTCTTCACATCACTTTCAATCGGCTTTTTCATTTGGATTCCGACCAAGATGCTACAGTGAGTGATCGTTTACTTCAAGAAGGTGGTAATGTTCGCCCAAACTATAATTGGGCCAACCGTATTTCGGGCCGAACTGCAACCGAATTGGACTCACTTaaccatttgatcctctcgtttaaTTTAACAGAAAACAAATGTGATTCCTGGTCATGGGTGTTATCAAACAGCAAGGTGTTCTCTTCCAGCTCCCTTCGTGAATACATTGATGATAGACTTCTGCCGATACCTGCTTGTTCAGATAAAACATTAATTAATAAGCTTGTCCCACAAAAAATATCGATCTTCGTTTGGCGAGCCTTAAGAAATAGGCTTCCAGTTCGGTTGGAATTAGACAAGAAGGGAATTGACCTCGATTCGACtagaaataaatat ACATTTGGAGTCGATTTTTTTCGATGGTGGGGCTCAAACATCCCCAACGATCTAAACCTAAAAGATCTACTCCATGAAAAATACCTGCTTCCGAACAACCCTCTTCAAGCAAGAATTTGGCAGGCTTCGATATGGGTTTGTGCGTACAAAATTTGGCAATACCGAAACAAAAAAATCTTCAGCAATCATTCACGGATGGCTTCGGTGGCAATTCAAGAAATACAACTAAAAAGCTACGAGTGGCTCACGAATCGTTCAAGGAAAGTGAACTTGAATTGGCTCGAATGGTTATCCAAACCTCACGCCTTTGATGATCACGACTAA